The segment GAATAGGCGTTGAATTGTTCTTGCGCGTGTTCTTTTGGCAAGAAGAGTTGAAGGTTTCCAAGGAGATGAATCACAAGGAAAACACAGAGGAAGAGACCCGTAAGGGCCATTACGAGTTTGCGAAGAAGCGTCAGCTGAATCATACTACGGTGCTGATAAGTTGGCAATGCGCGCCCGCATTGTCTCCGCTAAAAAGTCGGGAAAAGGGACATTCTGAAACGGGTGTTAGACTTCGCAAGGAAATCGCACAATGATTTCAGGTTCATTTTTAACAGAGAAGAAAATTACTTCATAACTGCTATAAACGTACGGAAATGGATTGGGGTGTGCAAGTTTGTTTTTTGCTTTTCAAAATTGATTAACAATTATTACATTAAATAATCTCGATTAACAAAACATTTCCACCTATGACCTGCACACCACGACAATTAGAGAAGATAGAAGAATTACGCTGTAAAAATCCTTTAAGCGAAACCCAACCTTTTCCTACAAAAGGAAAGCTAAAAGCCAACATGAATCTTTCCCTTAGAGACTTAAAACAAAGACTTAAACAAAGTGGTGGGAAAGAAGTCCGAGCTTACATATTAAAGACTTTTGATTGGAAAGGAGAAACTCTTATTCAATATGGTTCAGGACCTAACTTTCAGGGAGGATTGATTACACTTTCTACATGTAAGCATCACATGCGAACTTATTATTCATCAACTGATTGGGTCGGTAATTGGGTTTTAGGCAAAATGAAAAAGAGTGTTGGTGAAAATGCTTTATTTTATTTGATGAAAGTAGCTCACGCTTATGATTCACAATATGACTATTGGCAAAGTTTAGATGAAAACGTAAAGAAAGCAAAAAACTCGCGTTATAATATCCTTGGCGATGCATTTGAACCTAAACGAGATGTATTATCCGGAAATGCGAGATATACCCCTAATAATTATTACAAACCCCATACTAAACACTCACACTATAACGGGTGGGAAAATGATATTGAATATAAAAGCAGAACTCGTTATACATCAATTTTAGTTGGTGATGTTAATAATAGTTTTCTTTGGACAAGCCCCAAGATATATTTTCATTCAAACAAGAATAACACAAGAGGGGACAACAAATGTTCTATGGATGAATTTATTGATTGTCTTTTCAATACGCCACTTTAATCCAATATTTAAATTGACATGTTTTTTTTGCTTGTTTACATGATAGAAGCTAAAAAAACGAGTTAAAAGCAATTGATTTCTTTTGCGGTGCTGGGGGTTTTTCTGAAGGATTCAGGCAGATGGGATATGAGATATTTTATAGTTTTGACTATTGGAAACCTGCCATAGACACTTTTAATTAAAATTTTTAATCTAAACTGTGAAATAAAGAATATATTAGATTTTAAATATTTAATTGATGAAATTGAAAATTTACCGAAAACAGAAATCATCATTGTAATTCCGCCTTGTGTAAGTTTTTCAAGTTCAAATAAGTCTGGTAATTCATATAAGTCTTTAGGGGTTGAACTAACGGAAATATTTTTTAGAATTATTGCTGTAAATAAATATCAGCCTAATTCAGTTCTTAAGGCTGGGTTTATGGAGAACGTAGAAAACTCAAAAGGTATTTGCAGACCGCATATACTTTTAAGGACTTAGGGCTTACTGAGTGTGCAAATAAAAATAGAATTGCCCTCCTTAAATTTCTATACACCGATAATAATTCACTTCATTTATTAATTCTACTTTATTCGATTCTTATATTTTTAATAATTTTATTTACTGGCGAAAGAATAACGAGTTTATCTAATTTTCCTATACAAACCAGATTCGGAATAAAACCTCTTTCCCTCCAATAACAAATGTGAATTAATTAAGATACTTATAAATACAATGAAAGAACCTGTAATTACTAAAAGTGTTATTAGCATTAGAGATAACTTTTCTAATGGCAGTGTTGGCGACTTCTTAGTTGACAACATTGTAAACAACTCTAACCTTTCCTTTGTTACTGCATATTTTACCATTTACGCCTACGAAAAACTTAAACCCCAACTTGATAATGTTAATTCTTTAAGACTTCTTTTTGGCGAACCTCGCTTTATAAAAAGTGTGGCTTCTTCTACAGAAGCAAAGAATTACAAAATAGAGGATGATAAACTTGTTATTCCTGTTGAGAATAGACTTCAACAAAAAGTTATAGCCAAACAATGTTCAAACTGGATAAGAGAGAAGGTTGAAATTAAATCTATGGTGCGGCCTGACTTTTTGCACGGCAAACTCTATCATATAGAAAAACCTAATGGCGTGGAGGAGGCTATTACAGGAAGTTCCAATTTTACTGTGAATGGTCTTGGATTAGGTGCTCATCCAAACATAGAACTTAACCTAGTGGTTAACGACCGCAGGGATTTAACTGACTTAAAAGAATGGTTTGACAAATTATGGAATAATGAAATGGAAGATGTTGAGGTGGAAGATGTAAAAGAGCAAGTTCTTAAATACATAGAACTTCTTCATCGTGACAATAGCCCTGAATTTGTCTATTACAAAACTTTATTCCACATCTTTGAACAATATTTGAATGAAACAGATACTTCGGGACTTTATGACATTAAAGCCAATCTATACGATTCAGAAATTTGGAAAACCCTTTTTACTTTTCAACAGCACGGAGTTAGAGGAGCAATCAATAAGATCTTAAAATACAATGGTTGTATCATTGCTGACAGTGTGGGTTTGGGTAAAACCTATGAAGCATTAGCGGTAATCAAGTATTTCGAAATGCTTAACTATCGCATTTTGGTTTTAACGCCCAAAAAATTGCGAGACAACTGGACTATTTATCAAGCTCATAAAGGACATACCTTAAACCCTTTCCCCAAAGACCGTTTTTCATATACTGTAATGTATCATACCGATTTAAGCCGTGAAATAGGTTTTACAGAAGCGGACAACATTGATTTATCGAATTTCAATTGGGGAGCTTACGACTTGGTGGTAATCGATGAAAGTCACAATTTTAGGAATAATAAAAAGGGAAAGAAAGATGAGGAAGGTAACACTATTCGTAAAAGCCGTTACGAAAGATTGATGCAAGACATCATACTTGGTGGTAAAAAAACAAAAGTGCTTTTACTAAGTGCTACTCCGGTTAACAACGAATTGAAAGACCTACGGAATCAATTAATGTATATCACAGCAGAAAATGACAATGCGTTTGCAGGTGATGATGACGGAAGATTAGGTATTGAAAGTATTGCCGAATTGCTTAAACAATCTCAAGTACGATTTACCAATTGGGCTAAGGCGAGAATGAAGGAAGAACGAACAACAAGAGATTTGTTAAATAATTTGGATTCTGCTTTCTTTAAGTTGTTAGATGCTTTAACCATTGCCCGTTCAAGAAAACACATTACTAAATACTACAAATCAGAAATGGAAAGAATTGGTGGGTTTCCAGAACACGAACCTGTTCTTTCAATTTACCCTGAAATTGACACTGCACATAAATTCCTTTCATATGATAAACTCAATGAGAAAATAAGCAAATACAAGCTGGTTCACTTTACACCAAGTTCATTTGTATTGCCCGAACACAAAGCGTTGTATGAAGATAAAGTAATGAAAAAATCCGGGCCTTCAGCCGTAAAAATGTTCTCGCAGGAACTACGTGAAAGTTATTTAATTGGAATGATGAAAGTTAATTTCATGAAACGCTTGGAAAGTTCCATCTATTCTTTCAGAGAAACACTGCAACGAACAATCAACCGAATAGAAAACTTAGAAAAACGCATTGACCGTTTCCAAAAATACAAAGATGATAACCCAGATTTAGAAATGGAAGAAGTAGAG is part of the Chloroherpetonaceae bacterium genome and harbors:
- a CDS encoding helicase-related protein — translated: MKEPVITKSVISIRDNFSNGSVGDFLVDNIVNNSNLSFVTAYFTIYAYEKLKPQLDNVNSLRLLFGEPRFIKSVASSTEAKNYKIEDDKLVIPVENRLQQKVIAKQCSNWIREKVEIKSMVRPDFLHGKLYHIEKPNGVEEAITGSSNFTVNGLGLGAHPNIELNLVVNDRRDLTDLKEWFDKLWNNEMEDVEVEDVKEQVLKYIELLHRDNSPEFVYYKTLFHIFEQYLNETDTSGLYDIKANLYDSEIWKTLFTFQQHGVRGAINKILKYNGCIIADSVGLGKTYEALAVIKYFEMLNYRILVLTPKKLRDNWTIYQAHKGHTLNPFPKDRFSYTVMYHTDLSREIGFTEADNIDLSNFNWGAYDLVVIDESHNFRNNKKGKKDEEGNTIRKSRYERLMQDIILGGKKTKVLLLSATPVNNELKDLRNQLMYITAENDNAFAGDDDGRLGIESIAELLKQSQVRFTNWAKARMKEERTTRDLLNNLDSAFFKLLDALTIARSRKHITKYYKSEMERIGGFPEHEPVLSIYPEIDTAHKFLSYDKLNEKISKYKLVHFTPSSFVLPEHKALYEDKVMKKSGPSAVKMFSQELRESYLIGMMKVNFMKRLESSIYSFRETLQRTINRIENLEKRIDRFQKYKDDNPDLEMEEVEIDAIEDDELREAFEVGEKLTFKMSHLQLKEWRAAMQEDKDQLYELLLRAKDVEPIRDAKLKVLKSLIKKKVQNPTITKTGTENKKVIVFTAFADTAKYLYEHLEQWAKEELRVNIAMVTGGNENKTTFKPKGFSENTEFNHILTNFSPISKKRSSQKTMPKDSDGEIDILIATDCISEGQNLQDCDYLVNYDIHWNPVRIIQRFGRIDRIGSINQKVHLVNFWPTKDLDNYIKLKSRVEARMALVDISGTNEDNILNTEQIRELIEDDLKFRDKQLKRLQEEVLDMDELNEGGVSLSNFSLDDFRMDLLNFIEANRKQLETAPLGIYALVPHTVEASLFNPDATDVVKPGVIFCLRQLGDSAGNEKVNPLQPYFLVYVRNDGTVRYNFTHPKQILDIYRLLCTGKSEPIQELCDLFNEETNNGLNTSQYAALLAEAVKEITSTFKKKNLGMLSGSRSATIIPQEKQIDRANQFELITWLLLK